The Anabaena sp. WA102 genome contains a region encoding:
- a CDS encoding ArsR/SmtB family transcription factor has product MLLNKPLTFPIATHNLIVSGFHALSDPIRISVIELLRQRELCVCDLCDALEINQSKLSFHLKTLKEASLVNSRQEGRWIYYSLNISQFQILETYLGEFRVNSGLLSPRSCGE; this is encoded by the coding sequence ATGCTCTTAAATAAACCACTAACTTTTCCTATTGCCACTCACAATTTAATAGTATCGGGTTTTCATGCCCTATCAGATCCCATTAGAATCAGTGTTATAGAACTTCTGCGTCAGCGTGAACTATGTGTATGTGATTTATGTGATGCTTTAGAAATAAATCAATCAAAACTTTCTTTTCATCTCAAAACCCTCAAAGAAGCAAGTCTAGTAAATTCCCGTCAAGAGGGACGCTGGATTTATTACAGCTTGAATATTTCCCAATTTCAGATTTTAGAAACATATCTGGGGGAATTTCGCGTCAATTCTGGACTTTTATCCCCTCGTTCCTGTGGTGAATAG